GCTGCAGTGGCGCTGTTTCCGCGGTACTTGGCACTTATATCGCGCTGTTTCCTCGCGCCCGACTGGGCCTGGTGCTACCGCTGGGGTTCTATCTGGAATTCGTTCGCGTGCCGGCGTTCCTGCTGATCGGCATCTGGGTGCTGCTGCAACTGCTCTTCAGCTACGTCGGCCCGAGTTACGGTGCGGTGGTCTGGTGGACGCACATTGCCGGCTTCCTGTTTGGCGTGGCGTTTGCCCTGTTTTCCCGGGATGCCATTGCCCGGCGCCTGCGCGGCTAAAATGGCGCCATGCGCACCAAGAAACTCTACAAAGTGACCTTTCTGCACCTGGGCAAGTGCTACGAGCTCTATGCCCGGCACGTTGCGTCCAGCAGTCTCTGGGGCTTTACCGAAGTCGGTGAACTGGTCTTCGAGCCGGTGGGTGAGGGTTTGCTGGTCGACCCCACCGAAGAGAAGCTGCGCGACGAGTTCAAGGACACGCGGGTGCTTCATCTGCCCATGCAGTCGGTCGTGCGTATCGAAGAAGTGGAGAACAAGGGCGCCCTGGTGATTCGCGATGCAAGCGATGGCCAGAAGATCACGCCCTTCCCCATGCCGCCGCGTGGCCGCTGAGCCGCCTAAACGTGGCGGAATATCGCGATCACGATCTCCAGCACGATCAGTACGATGATCGCCAGCTCCAGCAGTTCGCCGCGCTTGCCTGACGCTTCCTCGTAGAGCGCCGCGTAGCTGTCCCGGATGATGGCCAGTTTGCGATCCACCGCCTTGCTGACGTGCGGCACGCGAAACAGCTCCAGCGCCGCGGCGTACACGCGCGCCAGGTACACGTCTTCGGTCACCTGCAGTGCGTTGTCCACCTTCTCGGTGATCTCGGTGACCTCGGCCACCAAGGTATACAGATGGCGGGCGAGGTCCGCGTAGCGTCGCGCCGCCAGCGGGTTGGCGACATGGTGTGTTGCCTCCACCAGGTCGTACATGCGCGGCAGCTCGGCATCGAGCAGTTCGTCGTAGTAGCGCAGCTCAAGCAGCTGGGCATTGGCGACTTCCAGCACGTCGACCACATCCGAGTCGTCGCGCGGCTCAACGATGAATGCGCGATCCCAGGTAAGCACGGCAAGATCGTCGGTGTAGTAGGAAAAGCGTTGCCGAAGGAGTTCCTGCCGGGCCTGTTCCGACAGTGGACGCGATTCGCCGGCCAGCATGGGCACCAGGTCGAGATCATCGTGCAGCGTTGCCGTGCTGGTGACGCCATCGAGTGAGTGCACCAGCCCCAGCAGGTAGTCCTCATGCAACGGTGCCTGGCTGGGACGCAGCAACGCAGGACGCATGATGCCGGTGATCTGCACCACCATCCGGTTCCAGACGTCCGTGCCTGAGGCAATACCAAGTGCGGCATCCACGGCATTCACGCGGGCACTGAAATCCATCCACGTCAGGTCATTGGCCGGCACGCTGATGGAAAAGGCCGCCACGCCAAATTCGTACAGCCTGGCTAGCGCCGTAGCCTGCAAGGTCTGCCCGGCGATTTCCACGTCCAGGGGACCCAGCGTGAGTTCCACCGGCGGCACGCCAAACGTCATCGCCTTCGGTGATGCCGTCATCAATCGGCTGCGCGCCGCGGCCGTGCGTGCCTGTCGTGCCCACAGGGATTCCGCGGCGGTCAGGTCGATGGCATCGGCAATATCGACCAGCCGCATCGCGATGACCGATGCCCGGTGTACATGCGGTTGGCTCGCCATGGTGTCTGCCTTTGCCCTCATGCCCATGAGGTGATTCTAGACAGCCGCCGTGACAGCCGTGTCAGCCGGCGGCGAGTCCGTGATGGCGGGAGAACTGCCGGAACAGCCGTCGCGCCAGCGGGGTCGGTGCCACCTGCCGGAAGGCGTGGTGGGGATCGAACCCTTCGCGTTTCATGTCGTTCTGCTTGCGATGGATGTACGCGCGCATCACGTCGGCATTGAATTCAGGATGGAACTGCGCACTCATCGCATTCTTGCCGTAACGCACCAGATGGTTCGGGTCGCGATCGGAGCTCACCAGCACCGTGGTGCCTTTGGGCAGCTCAAGCACGCTCTGCTCGTGCGTGGCGTGGGCACGGAACGTGGCAGGCAAGGCGCCGGCCACGGCGTCGCCCTTGGCCGCATCGAGCACGTTCAGCGTCACCGTGCCGATCTCACGGCCACCGGGCAGATAGTCCACGCGACCACCCAGGGCGTGGGCCATCAGCTGATGGCCGTAGCACACGCCGAACATGGGCAATTCCAGATCCATCGCATCGCGGATCCATCCCGCAGTGCGCTCGCTCCACGGTGCACGCTCGGTGACCATGG
The nucleotide sequence above comes from Dyella telluris. Encoded proteins:
- a CDS encoding DUF1820 family protein, with protein sequence MRTKKLYKVTFLHLGKCYELYARHVASSSLWGFTEVGELVFEPVGEGLLVDPTEEKLRDEFKDTRVLHLPMQSVVRIEEVENKGALVIRDASDGQKITPFPMPPRGR
- a CDS encoding glutamine amidotransferase produces the protein MKPVLIIRTGRAPDPIRARHGDFPHWFRLGAQLSPERIRVVDVERGETLPSPNDVAGALITGSAAMVTERAPWSERTAGWIRDAMDLELPMFGVCYGHQLMAHALGGRVDYLPGGREIGTVTLNVLDAAKGDAVAGALPATFRAHATHEQSVLELPKGTTVLVSSDRDPNHLVRYGKNAMSAQFHPEFNADVMRAYIHRKQNDMKREGFDPHHAFRQVAPTPLARRLFRQFSRHHGLAAG